Proteins encoded in a region of the Streptomyces violaceoruber genome:
- the hisD gene encoding histidinol dehydrogenase, protein MISRIDLRGDALPEGPALRDLLPRADFDVSVALEKVRPICEAVHHRGDAALIDFTEQFDGVRLERVRVPAEELTRALEGLDPEVRAALEESIRRARLVHREQRRTTHTTQVVPGGSVTEKWVPVERVGLYVPGGRSVYPSSVVMNVVPAQEAGVGSIALASPAQAEFGGIPHPTILAACALLGVDEVYAAGGATAVAMFAYGTESCPPANMVTGPGNIWVAAAKRFFTGKIGIDAEAGPTEIAVLADSTADPVHVASDLISQAEHDPLAAAVLVTDSVELADAVEKELQPQVEATKHIEDRIRPALAGRQSAIVLVDGLDEGLRVVDAYGAEHLEIQTADAAAVADRVKNAGAIFVGPWAPVSLGDYAAGSNHVLPTGGCACHSSGLSVQSFLRGIHIVDYTRDALAEVARHVVTLAEAEDLPAHGAAIKARFEWKVPESK, encoded by the coding sequence GTGATCTCCCGAATCGATCTGCGCGGCGACGCCCTCCCCGAGGGCCCCGCCCTGCGCGACCTGCTGCCCCGAGCCGACTTCGACGTCTCGGTCGCCCTGGAGAAGGTGCGTCCGATCTGCGAGGCCGTGCATCATCGCGGGGACGCGGCGCTGATCGACTTCACCGAGCAGTTCGACGGCGTCCGGCTGGAGCGGGTGCGCGTTCCGGCCGAGGAGCTGACCCGCGCCCTGGAGGGGCTCGACCCGGAGGTGCGCGCGGCCCTCGAGGAGTCCATCCGCCGCGCCCGCCTCGTCCACCGCGAGCAGCGCCGCACCACGCACACCACCCAGGTCGTGCCCGGCGGTTCGGTCACCGAGAAGTGGGTCCCGGTCGAGCGGGTCGGGCTCTACGTGCCCGGCGGCCGGTCGGTCTACCCGTCGTCCGTGGTCATGAACGTGGTGCCCGCGCAGGAGGCCGGGGTCGGCTCGATCGCGCTCGCCTCGCCCGCGCAGGCCGAGTTCGGCGGCATTCCACACCCCACCATCCTGGCCGCCTGCGCCCTGCTCGGCGTGGACGAGGTGTACGCGGCCGGCGGCGCCACCGCCGTCGCGATGTTCGCGTACGGCACGGAGTCCTGCCCGCCCGCCAACATGGTCACCGGCCCCGGCAACATCTGGGTCGCCGCCGCCAAGCGCTTCTTCACCGGGAAGATCGGCATCGACGCCGAGGCCGGACCGACCGAGATCGCCGTCCTGGCGGACTCGACCGCCGACCCGGTGCACGTCGCCTCCGACCTGATCAGCCAGGCCGAGCACGACCCGCTGGCCGCCGCCGTCCTGGTCACCGACTCCGTGGAGCTGGCGGACGCGGTGGAGAAGGAGCTCCAGCCGCAGGTCGAGGCCACCAAGCACATCGAGGACCGGATCCGTCCGGCCCTGGCCGGCCGCCAGTCCGCGATCGTCCTCGTCGACGGCCTGGACGAGGGCCTGCGGGTCGTGGACGCCTACGGCGCCGAGCACCTGGAGATCCAGACCGCCGACGCCGCGGCCGTCGCCGACCGCGTCAAGAACGCCGGCGCGATCTTCGTCGGCCCCTGGGCGCCCGTCTCGCTCGGCGACTACGCGGCCGGGTCCAACCACGTCCTGCCCACCGGCGGCTGCGCCTGCCACTCCTCGGGCCTGTCCGTGCAGTCCTTCCTGCGCGGCATCCACATCGTCGACTACACGCGCGACGCGCTCGCCGAGGTCGCACGGCACGTGGTGACGCTGGCCGAGGCGGAGGACCTGCCCGCGCACGGCGCGGCGATCAAGGCGAGGTTCGAGTGGAAGGTCCCGGAGAGCAAGTGA
- a CDS encoding histidinol-phosphate transaminase, which translates to MTFGIDDLPVRDELRGKSPYGAPQLDVPVRLNTNENPYPLPEALVERIAERVREAARDLNRYPDRDAVELRTQLARYLTDTSGHPLDVSNVWAANGSNEVIQQLLQTFGGPGRTAIGFEPSYSMHGLIARGTGTGWISGPRHEDFTIDVPAATRAIDEHRPDVVFITTPNNPTGTAVPAETVLALYEAAQAAKPSMVVVDEAYIEFSHGASLLPLLDGRPNLVVSRTMSKAFGAAGLRLGYLAAHPAVVDAVQLVRLPYHLSAVTQATALAALEHTDTLLKYVEQLKTERDRLVAELRAIGYAVTESDANFVQFGRFADSHATWRKILDRGVLVRDNGVPGWLRVTAGTPEENDAFLDAVREVKKEQHT; encoded by the coding sequence GTGACGTTCGGCATCGACGATCTCCCCGTACGGGACGAGCTGCGCGGCAAGTCCCCCTACGGCGCGCCCCAACTGGACGTGCCGGTACGGCTGAACACCAACGAGAACCCCTACCCGCTGCCCGAGGCGCTGGTCGAGCGGATCGCCGAGCGGGTCCGCGAGGCCGCCCGCGACCTCAACCGCTACCCCGACCGGGACGCGGTCGAGCTGCGCACTCAACTGGCCCGGTACCTGACGGACACCTCGGGACACCCGCTGGACGTGAGCAACGTCTGGGCGGCCAACGGCTCCAACGAGGTCATCCAGCAACTGCTGCAGACCTTCGGCGGGCCGGGCCGCACCGCGATCGGCTTCGAGCCGTCGTACTCGATGCACGGCCTCATCGCGCGCGGCACCGGCACCGGCTGGATCTCCGGGCCGCGCCACGAGGACTTCACCATCGACGTGCCCGCCGCCACGCGGGCGATCGACGAGCACCGCCCGGACGTCGTCTTCATCACCACCCCCAACAACCCCACGGGAACCGCGGTCCCGGCCGAGACGGTCCTCGCCCTGTACGAGGCCGCCCAGGCGGCGAAGCCGTCCATGGTCGTGGTGGACGAGGCGTACATCGAGTTCAGCCACGGCGCCTCGCTGCTGCCGCTGCTCGACGGGCGGCCGAACCTCGTCGTCTCCCGCACGATGTCGAAGGCGTTCGGCGCGGCGGGCCTGCGCCTCGGCTACCTGGCCGCGCACCCGGCCGTCGTCGACGCGGTCCAGCTCGTACGGCTGCCGTACCACCTGTCGGCCGTGACGCAGGCGACCGCGCTGGCCGCCCTGGAGCACACGGACACGCTGCTGAAGTACGTCGAGCAGCTGAAGACCGAGCGGGACCGGCTGGTCGCCGAACTGCGCGCCATCGGCTACGCGGTGACCGAGTCCGACGCGAACTTCGTGCAGTTCGGGCGGTTCGCGGACTCCCACGCGACCTGGCGGAAGATCCTCGACCGGGGCGTCCTGGTCCGGGACAACGGCGTGCCGGGGTGGCTGCGGGTCACCGCCGGCACTCCGGAGGAGAACGACGCGTTCCTCGACGCGGTACGTGAAGTCAAGAAGGAGCAGCACACATGA
- the hisB gene encoding imidazoleglycerol-phosphate dehydratase HisB, which produces MSRVGRVERTTKETSVLVEIDLDGTGKTDIATGVGFYDHMLDQLGRHGLFDLTVKTDGDLHIDSHHTIEDTALALGAAFRQALGDKVGIYRFGNCTVPLDESLAQVTVDLSGRPYLVHTEPENMAPMIGEYDVTMTRHILESFVAQAQVALHVHVPYGRNAHHIVECQFKALARALRYASERDPRAAGILPSTKGAL; this is translated from the coding sequence ATGAGCCGCGTAGGGCGCGTGGAGCGCACCACCAAGGAGACCTCGGTCCTCGTCGAGATCGACCTCGACGGCACCGGCAAGACCGACATCGCCACCGGCGTCGGCTTCTACGACCACATGCTCGACCAGCTCGGCCGGCACGGTCTGTTCGACCTGACCGTGAAGACCGACGGCGACCTGCACATCGACTCCCACCACACCATCGAGGACACCGCCCTCGCGCTGGGCGCCGCCTTCAGGCAGGCCCTCGGCGACAAGGTGGGCATCTACCGCTTCGGCAACTGCACGGTCCCGCTGGACGAGTCCCTCGCCCAGGTCACCGTCGACCTCTCCGGCCGCCCCTACCTCGTGCACACCGAGCCCGAGAACATGGCGCCGATGATCGGCGAGTACGACGTGACGATGACCCGGCACATCCTGGAGTCCTTCGTCGCCCAGGCCCAGGTCGCCCTGCACGTCCACGTGCCCTACGGGCGCAACGCGCACCACATCGTGGAGTGCCAGTTCAAGGCGCTGGCCCGGGCCCTGCGCTACGCCTCGGAGCGCGACCCGCGCGCGGCCGGCATCCTGCCTTCCACGAAGGGCGCGCTGTAA
- the hisH gene encoding imidazole glycerol phosphate synthase subunit HisH, which yields MTAAVPAGATGRAKKVVVFDYGFGNVRSAERALARAGADVEITRDYDKAMNADGLLVPGVGAFAACMEGLKAARGDWIVDRRLSGGRPVMGICVGMQILFSRGIEHDVEAEGLDEWPGTVGPLEADVVPHMGWNTVEAPADSQLFAGLDADARFYFVHSYAVHEWTQESHNPLIAEPRVTWSTHGKPFVAAVENGALWATQFHPEKSGDAGAQLLTNWIETL from the coding sequence TTGACCGCCGCAGTCCCCGCCGGCGCCACCGGCCGCGCCAAGAAGGTCGTCGTCTTCGACTACGGCTTCGGCAACGTCCGCTCCGCCGAGCGCGCCCTCGCGCGCGCGGGGGCCGACGTCGAGATCACCCGTGACTACGACAAGGCCATGAACGCCGACGGACTGCTGGTCCCCGGCGTCGGCGCCTTCGCCGCCTGCATGGAGGGCCTCAAGGCCGCCCGGGGCGACTGGATCGTCGACCGCCGCCTGTCCGGCGGGCGCCCGGTCATGGGCATCTGCGTCGGCATGCAGATCCTCTTCTCGCGCGGCATCGAGCACGACGTGGAGGCCGAGGGCCTGGACGAGTGGCCCGGCACGGTCGGACCCCTCGAGGCCGACGTCGTGCCCCACATGGGCTGGAACACGGTCGAGGCACCGGCCGACTCCCAGCTCTTCGCCGGCCTGGACGCGGACGCCCGCTTCTACTTCGTGCACTCCTACGCCGTCCACGAGTGGACCCAGGAGTCGCACAACCCGCTGATCGCCGAGCCCAGGGTCACCTGGTCCACCCACGGCAAGCCCTTCGTGGCCGCCGTGGAGAACGGTGCGCTGTGGGCCACCCAGTTCCACCCCGAGAAGTCCGGCGACGCCGGAGCCCAGCTCCTCACCAACTGGATCGAAACCCTCTAG